A section of the Ignavibacteriales bacterium genome encodes:
- a CDS encoding MFS transporter, with protein sequence MNLVVPFLPFYIRQLGVTDQTELARWSGLVFAGPFFTAFIATPIWGSMGDKYGKKAMVVRAIIGLGVSQVLIGFSQNVYHLLFFRLLQGAISGFIAATLALISSSTPRERIGYALGLLQSANAGGTMLGPAIGGFLADIMGYREIFFITASLCFIGGFVIARFVRDVPQSEEIDSKSSVVQNIKFMFRHKQLRTIAVVIVISQIAALMIEPLFALFIESFKTTTKYISTLTGFTIAISGVFMVISSPWWGKRNDLFGFKKNIIYALSGTGVTYALHMIVPNLFSLMFLRAGMGFVRGGILHTLYSMTNHFSPDNRKSGMIGIASSLTVFGNMIGPLLGGWVAGNWGIQSVFIINSFLFLICASIIWFYYFEIKQHSISESKTINILNGTE encoded by the coding sequence ATGAATTTAGTCGTACCTTTCCTTCCTTTTTATATCAGACAATTAGGTGTAACCGACCAAACCGAACTTGCACGATGGAGCGGACTCGTATTCGCGGGACCATTCTTCACAGCGTTTATCGCAACTCCGATCTGGGGATCGATGGGAGATAAATACGGGAAAAAAGCAATGGTTGTTCGGGCAATTATCGGGCTGGGAGTTTCTCAGGTTCTAATCGGTTTTTCCCAAAACGTTTACCACTTATTATTCTTCAGACTGCTACAGGGAGCGATAAGCGGATTTATAGCGGCTACACTTGCACTAATTTCGTCGTCAACGCCAAGGGAAAGGATCGGATACGCGCTAGGTTTGCTTCAATCTGCAAATGCGGGGGGTACGATGTTGGGACCTGCAATCGGCGGTTTTCTTGCAGATATAATGGGATACCGCGAAATATTTTTCATCACTGCTTCACTCTGCTTCATCGGCGGATTTGTTATCGCACGTTTCGTTCGGGATGTTCCACAATCTGAAGAGATCGATTCAAAATCATCGGTTGTGCAAAACATAAAATTCATGTTCAGGCATAAACAACTCCGTACGATTGCTGTTGTTATCGTGATCTCTCAAATCGCCGCTTTGATGATTGAACCATTGTTCGCGTTATTCATCGAGAGTTTTAAAACGACAACGAAATATATTTCAACATTGACCGGATTTACAATTGCGATATCGGGAGTCTTTATGGTGATATCCTCGCCGTGGTGGGGTAAGCGAAACGACCTTTTCGGTTTCAAAAAGAATATTATTTACGCTCTGTCCGGAACGGGTGTCACTTATGCTTTGCATATGATTGTACCGAACTTATTTTCGTTGATGTTCCTTAGAGCCGGGATGGGTTTTGTACGCGGCGGCATTCTTCACACTTTATATTCCATGACGAATCATTTTTCACCTGATAACCGAAAAAGCGGAATGATCGGAATCGCATCGAGCCTGACGGTTTTTGGGAATATGATAGGTCCTCTTCTTGGCGGATGGGTTGCAGGCAATTGGGGAATCCAATCTGTCTTTATCATTAACAGTTTTTTATTCTTAATTTGTGCTTCTATTATTTGGTTTTATTATTTTGAAATAAAACAGCATTCCATTTCTGAATCAAAGACGATAAATATTTTGAACGGCACAGAATAA
- a CDS encoding DMT family transporter has protein sequence MFIYFVLTFQQLIASGTHIIAKVVVKDIDPVTLTMLRSGIAALALIGIMFIRKIKLQFERSDWKKIIFLSVLAIPINQFFFLYAIKYTTPANAALLYATTPAMVLVLSIISGREKAVLKRMIGIGIAFTGVLIVIFEKGVNFHSDYTMGNVIIFAAVIAWALYTVQGKEMILKYGALKTSSSTMVIGTILYLPIGSWNTVNFSFGTLTIYHWLGLLYLAVMTSIFAYVLWYYALSRIEATRVTIFMNLQPILTTLLSVMLLGQSITAAFIIGGVIALTGVIIAQGR, from the coding sequence ATGTTTATTTATTTCGTATTGACATTCCAACAACTCATAGCAAGCGGCACTCATATCATTGCTAAAGTTGTGGTAAAAGATATTGATCCCGTAACTCTGACGATGTTACGATCTGGTATCGCGGCTCTTGCGCTCATTGGTATAATGTTTATTCGGAAAATAAAACTTCAATTCGAGAGATCTGATTGGAAGAAGATTATTTTTTTAAGTGTATTAGCAATCCCCATAAATCAATTCTTCTTTCTATATGCGATAAAATATACAACACCGGCTAATGCCGCACTTCTTTATGCTACAACTCCCGCGATGGTGCTGGTTCTTTCTATTATATCGGGTAGAGAGAAAGCAGTTCTTAAAAGGATGATCGGCATTGGTATCGCGTTCACCGGAGTTCTGATTGTAATATTTGAAAAGGGAGTTAATTTCCATTCCGATTATACAATGGGAAATGTTATTATCTTTGCAGCGGTTATCGCTTGGGCATTATACACAGTTCAAGGGAAGGAGATGATACTGAAGTATGGTGCTCTCAAAACAAGTTCATCAACTATGGTAATTGGTACAATTTTATATTTACCGATAGGATCCTGGAACACAGTAAATTTTTCTTTTGGAACTCTCACCATATATCATTGGTTAGGATTGTTGTATCTGGCAGTGATGACATCAATTTTTGCCTACGTTCTTTGGTATTATGCTTTAAGTAGGATAGAAGCTACAAGGGTCACGATTTTCATGAACTTACAGCCGATACTTACAACATTGCTTTCCGTAATGTTGCTGGGCCAATCGATAACTGCCGCTTTCATCATCGGTGGTGTTATAGCTCTGACAGGGGTGATAATAGCGCAAGGAAGATGA
- a CDS encoding GvpL/GvpF family gas vesicle protein: MKEDTQKQLSDKILEKLADKIKLNQQLRQKLEPFADLPVEKVVDAILNQFNYLLSGELRDLTIKMIENEVESEKEIIIENIPIYEKTVDEIPPTETPKIEEKLPEPVASEVTTESIMERYGTKEHFPTESLDIEFKDSDWFYLLGFCYAPDSTGHGIPTKKLELKGVDGTNNIILLDYGDVRFFIHQLQPSAYPKDNAGRLSLSTKSSVQLKYEYEKTLNILRSEEVLVAFPFWTVIQNKDTITKQIEDKYVDILRSLIDVHDAVDWDVEVFAFDQHLIELPMIAASGKDRTSTRESRHPVSKGRDVKMLEKLLFKEKSLAQEIHSQLLLHATKSKIDFMIRLDNAFMDDWKSILSSRYTVGKDKRKNFFKSIRSIQHEYEQFKLMLRVTSPNVRISF, encoded by the coding sequence ATGAAAGAAGATACGCAAAAACAACTGTCTGATAAGATTCTTGAAAAACTTGCCGATAAGATTAAACTAAATCAGCAGTTACGGCAAAAACTTGAACCTTTTGCCGACCTTCCAGTTGAAAAAGTTGTTGATGCGATTCTTAACCAATTTAATTATCTCCTATCTGGTGAATTACGCGATCTTACCATCAAGATGATAGAAAACGAGGTTGAATCGGAAAAAGAAATCATAATTGAAAATATTCCAATTTATGAAAAAACAGTTGATGAAATTCCACCAACTGAAACTCCGAAAATAGAAGAAAAATTACCGGAACCGGTAGCATCAGAAGTTACAACTGAGTCGATTATGGAACGATATGGAACAAAAGAACATTTTCCGACTGAATCTTTAGATATCGAATTTAAAGATTCAGATTGGTTTTATCTGCTCGGATTTTGTTATGCCCCCGATAGTACCGGACACGGAATTCCTACCAAAAAATTAGAATTGAAAGGAGTTGATGGAACAAACAATATCATTCTCTTAGATTACGGAGACGTTCGATTTTTCATCCATCAACTACAACCATCTGCTTATCCGAAAGATAATGCAGGTCGGTTAAGTTTGAGTACAAAATCTTCAGTTCAATTAAAATACGAGTATGAAAAAACTCTTAATATTCTTCGTTCGGAGGAAGTATTGGTCGCATTTCCATTCTGGACCGTAATCCAGAATAAAGATACAATCACCAAACAGATCGAAGATAAATATGTGGATATCCTTCGCTCACTAATCGATGTTCATGACGCTGTTGACTGGGATGTAGAAGTATTCGCTTTTGATCAGCATCTAATAGAATTACCCATGATTGCAGCTTCCGGGAAAGACAGAACATCTACGCGTGAATCGAGGCATCCCGTCAGCAAAGGGCGCGATGTGAAAATGCTTGAGAAATTGCTGTTTAAAGAGAAAAGTTTAGCGCAGGAAATTCATAGTCAGTTGCTTCTCCATGCAACGAAATCAAAGATCGATTTTATGATCCGCCTTGACAATGCTTTCATGGACGATTGGAAGTCGATTCTCTCATCCCGTTACACCGTTGGAAAAGATAAACGGAAGAATTTTTTCAAATCGATTCGGAGTATCCAGCATGAGTATGAACAATTCAAACTGATGCTTCGTGTTACAAGTCCGAATGTCAGAATCTCGTTTTAA
- a CDS encoding T9SS type A sorting domain-containing protein, protein MKHVTFFVALVLLTVAVTSLGFAGKASVQTTTAPTVSQVGTRSFTDSDLPADRAIKSSRQIDISTQVTSPRPIIANAGSTTLTTGLAGTYTIPGDFANLSSAVAILNYLGVSGDVVFELGSASYTEMGPITFGNFPGAGTYNVKVQPAAGVAVTFNFVSTLTEGKGFAFNGAKNITIDGLNTGGASLTLQYASISAFPTSDAFGATIYITNVSEYLAFKNIHVKGQIDNAVWADQTDGRPAIFVWSPDADGDGSKHLTFDGCTITNATYGMKVLGDYWSIDNNADYLDITNCKIGGAYGEKVNIGFFVEATKNVNFLNNIIDGVEYMQTYWYNGPTEWDYDGGVFYAGGTRSFMYDFGQATGAHFLIVDGGVFVNNVYRNIGYNGVFGDGVISYGTRIYSYNFGLAKTAYVENNRIYNITNPGGNTASITGIRGPAGYVYHNSVSITGTMPSGTGFTVNGINGHTQCFNNAVSIDLAGTFTSTATANGIVSGSNLDYNAIYSTHRAIAGYSTANAAALAGFNKNGTFGPINFDADLHITTGPSAAENIGKSRVLPLTDIDGDARDTSAAGKRDVGADEMLADLSTAWANDVMPLGLAYPGSSTPTGISVSPQVIVKNNTPTSVGSFSVTVTIVDALTSTTEFSATETVSGLNAMEVKTVSLAGSWAVTVVGTKNITVTTTLAGDVQTGNDVATASTSVSAPTPITTTKLYTFDASAENWAATTGPSATTDWKRKNSFAKLGGAYSGYSWVTERPAPTGTASQLTYTEGGYASSQGYSSTYPGANLLTSPWLDISGMSGSDVYISFVHSIRVEPDWDCAWMQYTVDGLNWKNLGTLNDPNGINWYNTALYKLAAANPDAFDDATAIRYGLIPDADHLPYRWATNDAGLLAGGDATGVEAGPDGWVYVQLKVNTGEIVHAPAIKFRYIGFSDAATASSPGGFGFDNFYIGNTAPPLSGGTITGTIFRDADGDGVQDLGEAGEASKDVKVYYYGVYVKTIQSDVNGVYTFNLADNSTLPGDYQLEPVIAGVAYTVPFGTSPKSTINHPSDGSAKTQNFGTFVGSVSGKVFEDVDNGGDKDAGEAGLGAFIVELHKDSANGYKMGFDTTDAAGLYSILAPPYANYVIKSVSKINTRISMPVPTGTYTVTVGTTSGDPSANLIDQDFGIFIFSQTKIEAFMDLNGDGIKGGADFYVINPGEGSVSWDVYKGAVKIATDVLGEGLASILHNFDAGDYTFTRVTPPPTNYIQTTVPVEFNISITTSRQNITLTSLYFKKTNLAGNVIEDLNGNGVAQAGEGPLAGWVISMTKGATTLLDTTDALGNYGFTNIENGPWTITQVMPSGWTRTFGLYAAAMPWSATWDPLNEGYNFGNFKDITVSGVLFRDRDNDGVKDAGEEGLSGWDVTLTGATGTTVPTGTNGEFSFTPAPRSAGYTLSFTLQAGYACTLPVGGTYAVAAVSGVNVTDQDFGVFKGSDLTKYRTFTLAQLSASTEAKPVKYKAGKAIVGPPNTANLIDRLVNPKVGGTYVLQVGKSGQLYPGGKEKAYLYVAKQGDAYKSFAGKGTHTAGTATGFDFTVKGGLMMKKWKTMTADKKNDELAMQLLALQINLAASLNGNTDDAKNLGALIYKGTGSWGTDQTIDQIADYADDVMTNWAGVPFTVYTDLLSAVSAINGAFASTEVGDTTTDGGWTAAKLKWATTKTVFEVPFLKSAVAPAKNRLNNDPIVTPEVYALGQNYPNPFNPSTTLSFDLPTDAIVTLKIFNVLGQEVATVLNRQEFSSGTEEVDFDASSLASGVYLYQIVAEEINADGTGQTFTQVKKMMLMK, encoded by the coding sequence ATGAAACATGTAACATTCTTTGTGGCTCTTGTGCTACTGACAGTAGCTGTAACGTCTTTAGGTTTTGCCGGTAAGGCAAGTGTACAGACAACAACAGCGCCAACAGTATCTCAAGTAGGCACGCGATCTTTCACAGACTCTGATCTGCCGGCAGATCGAGCAATTAAATCGTCACGACAAATCGACATCTCGACTCAAGTAACAAGTCCGAGACCGATTATCGCGAATGCAGGCAGCACTACCCTGACAACAGGATTAGCGGGTACTTACACAATACCCGGTGATTTTGCTAACCTCAGCAGTGCGGTTGCAATACTTAATTATCTCGGCGTTTCTGGTGACGTTGTGTTTGAACTTGGCAGCGCAAGTTATACAGAAATGGGTCCGATCACTTTCGGTAATTTTCCAGGTGCTGGAACGTACAATGTAAAAGTACAACCGGCTGCCGGGGTTGCCGTTACATTTAACTTCGTCTCAACACTGACCGAAGGTAAGGGTTTTGCATTCAACGGTGCAAAGAACATCACAATCGATGGTCTTAATACTGGTGGTGCAAGCTTAACCTTGCAGTATGCTTCTATCTCGGCATTCCCGACGAGCGATGCATTCGGTGCGACAATTTATATCACGAATGTTTCTGAATATTTAGCTTTCAAAAACATTCATGTAAAAGGTCAAATTGATAATGCAGTGTGGGCAGATCAAACAGACGGCCGACCGGCAATATTTGTTTGGTCACCTGATGCAGATGGCGATGGAAGTAAACATCTCACATTCGATGGTTGCACTATCACCAATGCCACATATGGTATGAAAGTTTTAGGCGACTATTGGAGTATTGATAATAACGCCGATTATTTAGATATCACCAATTGTAAAATTGGCGGTGCTTACGGAGAAAAAGTTAACATTGGTTTCTTTGTTGAAGCAACAAAAAACGTCAATTTCCTGAACAATATTATTGACGGCGTAGAATATATGCAAACTTACTGGTACAATGGACCCACAGAATGGGACTATGACGGTGGAGTTTTCTATGCCGGCGGTACAAGAAGTTTCATGTACGATTTCGGTCAAGCGACCGGTGCACACTTCCTCATCGTTGATGGTGGCGTGTTTGTAAATAACGTCTATCGTAATATTGGTTACAACGGTGTCTTTGGTGATGGAGTAATTTCGTACGGTACTCGTATATATAGTTATAATTTCGGATTGGCTAAAACAGCTTATGTTGAGAATAATCGTATTTACAACATAACAAATCCCGGTGGAAACACAGCATCAATTACTGGTATTCGTGGTCCGGCTGGATACGTATATCATAATTCTGTGAGTATTACTGGTACTATGCCATCTGGAACTGGTTTTACTGTCAATGGCATAAACGGGCATACACAGTGTTTCAACAACGCAGTATCAATTGATTTAGCTGGTACGTTTACATCTACAGCAACAGCTAATGGCATAGTCTCTGGTTCAAACCTTGATTATAACGCAATTTATTCGACTCACCGCGCCATTGCTGGTTACTCAACTGCTAATGCAGCAGCATTAGCCGGGTTTAATAAAAATGGTACATTCGGTCCGATTAATTTTGACGCCGATTTACACATTACAACAGGTCCATCTGCCGCAGAAAATATCGGCAAATCACGTGTACTACCATTAACTGATATCGATGGCGACGCACGCGATACATCAGCCGCCGGCAAACGAGATGTTGGCGCAGACGAAATGTTAGCAGACCTTTCAACAGCATGGGCAAACGATGTTATGCCGTTAGGTCTTGCATATCCAGGCTCAAGCACACCAACCGGTATAAGTGTTTCTCCGCAAGTTATCGTGAAGAACAATACACCGACATCAGTTGGATCATTTTCAGTTACAGTTACAATTGTTGATGCTTTGACATCAACAACCGAATTTTCAGCAACTGAAACTGTTTCCGGTTTGAATGCAATGGAAGTAAAGACTGTTTCACTCGCAGGATCATGGGCAGTTACGGTGGTTGGAACAAAGAACATTACAGTTACAACAACATTAGCGGGTGATGTACAAACCGGTAACGACGTTGCAACAGCTTCAACATCAGTAAGTGCACCAACCCCAATTACCACTACAAAATTATATACTTTCGATGCTAGTGCAGAAAATTGGGCAGCTACAACTGGTCCATCGGCAACAACCGATTGGAAACGTAAGAACAGCTTTGCAAAATTAGGCGGCGCTTACTCAGGATATTCATGGGTAACTGAACGTCCCGCCCCAACCGGAACTGCTTCGCAGTTAACATATACTGAAGGCGGCTATGCAAGTTCACAGGGTTACTCTTCAACATACCCGGGTGCAAACCTCCTTACTTCGCCATGGCTCGATATTTCGGGCATGAGCGGATCAGATGTATATATTTCGTTCGTTCACAGTATACGTGTAGAACCTGATTGGGATTGCGCATGGATGCAATACACAGTTGACGGATTGAACTGGAAGAACCTCGGAACGTTGAACGATCCGAACGGTATCAACTGGTACAACACCGCATTGTATAAATTAGCAGCAGCGAACCCGGATGCATTTGATGATGCAACGGCAATCAGATATGGATTGATTCCGGATGCAGATCATCTCCCATACAGATGGGCAACAAACGATGCTGGTCTTCTTGCCGGCGGTGATGCCACTGGCGTAGAAGCCGGTCCGGATGGATGGGTATATGTACAGTTAAAAGTCAACACTGGTGAAATTGTACACGCACCGGCAATCAAATTCCGTTACATCGGTTTCTCTGATGCAGCAACTGCATCATCACCCGGTGGATTCGGATTCGATAACTTCTACATTGGTAACACAGCTCCTCCGCTTAGCGGCGGTACCATCACCGGGACAATCTTCCGTGATGCAGACGGAGACGGTGTACAGGATCTTGGTGAAGCTGGTGAAGCAAGTAAAGATGTTAAAGTATACTACTATGGCGTTTATGTAAAAACCATCCAATCAGACGTTAATGGTGTGTACACATTCAATCTTGCTGACAACTCCACATTACCCGGCGATTACCAACTTGAACCGGTAATTGCAGGTGTAGCATACACAGTTCCATTCGGTACATCACCGAAATCAACAATCAATCATCCATCCGATGGCAGTGCGAAGACCCAAAACTTTGGTACATTCGTTGGCAGTGTCAGCGGTAAAGTGTTTGAAGATGTTGATAATGGCGGCGATAAAGACGCTGGCGAAGCCGGTTTAGGCGCATTCATTGTTGAGTTGCATAAAGACTCTGCAAACGGATACAAGATGGGCTTCGATACCACAGATGCAGCAGGATTGTACAGCATTCTTGCTCCACCATATGCCAATTACGTAATTAAATCGGTATCCAAAATAAACACTCGTATAAGCATGCCGGTACCGACTGGTACTTATACAGTTACAGTTGGTACAACCAGTGGCGATCCATCTGCCAACCTCATCGATCAAGATTTCGGTATCTTCATCTTCTCACAAACGAAGATCGAAGCATTTATGGATCTTAACGGTGATGGAATAAAGGGTGGAGCCGACTTCTATGTGATTAACCCAGGAGAAGGTTCAGTCAGTTGGGATGTATATAAAGGAGCAGTTAAAATAGCAACCGACGTATTAGGTGAAGGACTTGCTTCAATACTCCATAACTTTGATGCAGGTGATTATACATTTACACGTGTAACACCTCCGCCAACTAACTACATTCAAACCACGGTACCAGTTGAGTTTAATATATCGATTACCACAAGCCGTCAAAACATAACCTTAACAAGTTTGTATTTCAAGAAAACAAACCTTGCAGGTAATGTGATTGAAGACTTAAACGGTAATGGCGTTGCTCAAGCCGGCGAAGGTCCATTAGCAGGTTGGGTAATCAGCATGACGAAGGGTGCAACAACATTATTAGATACAACAGATGCACTCGGAAATTATGGATTTACAAACATTGAAAACGGTCCCTGGACAATTACACAGGTAATGCCAAGCGGATGGACACGAACATTCGGTCTGTACGCAGCAGCAATGCCGTGGAGTGCTACATGGGATCCACTTAACGAAGGATATAATTTCGGAAACTTCAAAGACATCACAGTCAGCGGCGTATTGTTCCGTGACCGGGACAACGACGGTGTTAAGGATGCCGGTGAAGAAGGTCTATCTGGTTGGGATGTAACTCTGACCGGAGCAACCGGTACAACAGTACCAACCGGAACCAATGGTGAATTCAGCTTTACACCGGCTCCTCGTTCTGCCGGTTATACGCTCAGCTTCACATTACAAGCTGGTTACGCTTGCACGTTGCCTGTCGGTGGTACATATGCAGTAGCGGCAGTTAGCGGAGTTAACGTAACAGATCAAGACTTTGGCGTGTTCAAAGGATCAGATCTTACAAAGTATCGTACATTCACGCTTGCACAATTAAGTGCATCAACAGAAGCAAAGCCGGTTAAATACAAAGCAGGCAAAGCTATTGTTGGTCCGCCGAACACTGCAAACCTGATCGATAGATTGGTTAATCCCAAAGTTGGTGGAACATATGTCCTCCAAGTTGGTAAGAGCGGTCAATTGTATCCGGGCGGAAAAGAAAAAGCATATCTCTATGTTGCAAAACAGGGCGATGCTTATAAATCGTTCGCCGGTAAAGGAACACATACAGCCGGAACAGCAACAGGATTCGACTTCACAGTGAAGGGTGGTCTCATGATGAAGAAGTGGAAGACCATGACTGCAGACAAGAAAAATGACGAGTTAGCAATGCAATTATTAGCTCTTCAAATCAATCTTGCGGCAAGTCTCAATGGTAACACTGATGATGCCAAGAATCTTGGTGCATTAATTTACAAAGGCACAGGTTCATGGGGCACAGATCAAACCATCGATCAGATTGCCGATTATGCTGATGACGTTATGACAAATTGGGCTGGTGTACCGTTCACGGTGTACACAGACCTGCTCTCAGCAGTTAGTGCAATCAACGGTGCATTTGCCAGTACAGAAGTTGGCGATACAACTACCGACGGTGGTTGGACAGCTGCAAAACTAAAATGGGCCACCACAAAGACGGTATTTGAAGTTCCGTTCTTGAAGTCAGCAGTAGCTCCGGCAAAGAATCGTTTGAACAACGATCCTATTGTTACACCGGAAGTTTATGCTCTCGGTCAGAACTATCCAAATCCGTTCAACCCGTCAACAACACTCAGCTTCGATCTCCCGACCGATGCTATTGTAACTTTGAAGATCTTCAACGTATTAGGTCAAGAAGTTGCAACAGTACTCAATCGACAGGAATTCTCCTCAGGTACTGAAGAAGTAGACTTCGACGCAAGTTCACTTGCATCGGGCGTCTATCTCTATCAGATAGTTGCAGAAGAAATTAATGCCGACGGTACAGGTCAAACCTTCACGCAAGTGAAGAAGATGATGTTGATGAAATAA
- a CDS encoding T9SS type A sorting domain-containing protein produces the protein MRKMFFVTMVIMLLTMSSMMNAQPWSSEFKITVSDDVGSAPYVMMFGNHVNGTYGVNLTQLDSLNPTIVERESPPPTPGLTVVWKPTRAGMNWGNGLLTYDFRGYVDAGQKDTFKIFFNQAGDSFADITLTWPDATYLGARCTGMTIKFGADVIDMFAQTSYTVVDAGEIPLNTATIIKTGCVIFDDVKLEKSTVPAGYKLNQNFPNPFNPSTTITFDVLKSSNIEVAVYNVLGQKVASLVSRDLNPGSYSTNWNAGSYSSGVYYVRMTAKENGVEQYSSLHKMLFVK, from the coding sequence ATGCGAAAAATGTTTTTTGTTACAATGGTAATAATGTTACTCACAATGAGTAGTATGATGAACGCTCAGCCATGGTCGTCTGAGTTTAAGATTACGGTATCTGACGATGTTGGAAGCGCGCCTTATGTGATGATGTTCGGTAACCATGTTAATGGTACATATGGTGTGAATTTGACACAATTAGATTCACTCAATCCAACAATCGTCGAACGTGAAAGTCCGCCTCCTACTCCCGGCTTAACTGTTGTTTGGAAACCGACACGCGCAGGGATGAACTGGGGTAACGGTTTATTGACTTATGATTTCAGGGGTTATGTTGACGCTGGACAAAAAGATACTTTTAAAATATTTTTCAATCAGGCGGGTGATAGCTTTGCGGATATCACTCTTACCTGGCCCGATGCAACATACTTAGGTGCACGCTGCACAGGTATGACGATCAAATTCGGCGCCGATGTTATTGATATGTTCGCGCAAACAAGTTACACAGTTGTTGATGCAGGCGAAATTCCTCTGAACACGGCAACTATCATCAAAACCGGCTGCGTGATCTTCGATGATGTCAAACTCGAAAAATCTACCGTACCGGCAGGCTACAAATTGAATCAGAATTTCCCGAATCCTTTCAATCCGTCAACCACAATTACTTTTGATGTGTTGAAGAGTTCGAATATCGAAGTGGCAGTTTATAACGTTCTAGGTCAAAAGGTTGCATCATTGGTTTCACGCGATCTTAATCCGGGATCGTATTCAACAAACTGGAATGCCGGTTCGTACAGCAGCGGAGTTTATTATGTACGCATGACCGCGAAGGAAAACGGAGTGGAGCAATATTCTTCGCTTCACAAGATGCTCTTTGTAAAATAA